A genomic stretch from Geothermobacter hydrogeniphilus includes:
- a CDS encoding NADH-quinone oxidoreductase subunit B family protein translates to MFRIFDRIRRTGKLTEPLPAADDEAVELGEACQREIARKFGHSLAIRMVDAGSCNGCELEMHAVNNSFYDIERFGIHFVASPRHADLLLVTGVVSKHMEEALKRTYAATPSPKLVVAMGNCAGYGGEFGESYASCGPVSAVLPVDAVIPGCPPAPLQLLRGLLDLLQRV, encoded by the coding sequence CGCTGCCGGCTGCCGATGACGAGGCGGTCGAACTGGGGGAGGCCTGTCAGCGGGAGATCGCCCGCAAGTTCGGTCATTCGCTGGCGATCCGCATGGTCGATGCCGGTTCCTGCAACGGCTGCGAGCTGGAGATGCACGCTGTCAACAACAGCTTTTACGACATCGAACGGTTCGGCATTCACTTCGTCGCGTCGCCGCGGCATGCCGACCTGCTGCTGGTGACCGGGGTGGTCTCAAAGCACATGGAAGAAGCCCTCAAGCGAACCTATGCCGCCACGCCGTCGCCGAAGCTGGTGGTTGCCATGGGGAACTGTGCCGGGTACGGCGGGGAGTTCGGAGAGTCCTACGCCAGCTGCGGACCGGTGTCCGCCGTCCTGCCGGTCGATGCCGTCATTCCGGGTTGTCCTCCCGCTCCGCTGCAGTTGCTGCGGGGCCTGCTTGATCTGCTGCAGCGGGTTTGA